A genome region from Crossiella equi includes the following:
- a CDS encoding polyamine ABC transporter substrate-binding protein, with protein sequence MAEQVRIARLWDNDSPRVSRRSMLRSMAFFAVAAQGLSACGIGEAPTAPGGSTAPTDVKASNAKDEPRLNFYNWTDYIAPETLPGFEAESGIKVTYDNFSSNDEMEAKIASGAAGYDLVVPSDNFLRRFLRAGLVQPLDHSLLPNLANLDKRFVEAEYDAGNRYSVPWAWGTTGLAYSKKALGTVTGFSAFDHPAVKGRSSILDEARDGMSLGLLALGHDPNTTDARQIDDAVKYLLGLKKKIGQITSDVIEPLTSGQTVLAQVYSGDAFQARDKSEDIAYAIPSEGGLSYVDLLCVPKSAPHAANAHKFVNYILGAEAGAKLANAVRYGSPNAAAKPMIDKELLDDPLVYPSPEALAKLPFTKDLDREVEARYADAWTKVKTG encoded by the coding sequence ATGGCTGAGCAGGTGCGGATCGCGCGGCTGTGGGACAACGACAGTCCCCGCGTGTCCCGGCGCAGCATGCTGCGCTCGATGGCGTTCTTCGCGGTGGCCGCGCAGGGCCTGTCCGCGTGCGGCATCGGCGAGGCGCCCACCGCCCCGGGCGGTTCCACGGCGCCCACCGACGTCAAGGCGAGCAACGCCAAGGACGAGCCGAGGCTGAACTTCTACAACTGGACCGACTACATCGCCCCGGAGACGTTGCCCGGGTTCGAGGCCGAGTCCGGCATCAAGGTCACCTACGACAACTTCAGCTCCAACGACGAGATGGAGGCCAAGATCGCCTCCGGCGCCGCGGGCTACGACCTCGTGGTGCCCAGCGACAACTTCCTCCGCCGGTTCCTGCGCGCCGGGCTGGTCCAGCCGCTGGACCACAGCCTGCTGCCGAACCTCGCGAACCTGGACAAGCGGTTCGTCGAGGCCGAGTACGACGCGGGCAACCGCTACTCGGTGCCGTGGGCCTGGGGCACCACCGGCCTGGCGTACTCGAAGAAGGCACTCGGCACGGTCACCGGGTTCAGCGCGTTCGACCACCCGGCGGTCAAGGGCCGCAGCTCGATCCTGGACGAGGCCCGCGACGGCATGTCCCTGGGCCTGCTCGCCCTCGGCCACGACCCCAACACCACCGATGCCCGGCAGATCGACGACGCGGTGAAGTACCTGCTGGGCCTGAAGAAGAAGATCGGCCAGATCACCTCGGACGTGATCGAGCCGCTCACCTCCGGCCAGACCGTGCTCGCCCAGGTCTACTCCGGCGACGCCTTCCAGGCTCGTGACAAGAGCGAGGACATCGCCTACGCCATCCCGAGCGAGGGTGGACTGTCCTATGTGGACCTGCTGTGCGTGCCGAAGAGCGCCCCGCACGCGGCCAACGCGCACAAGTTCGTCAACTACATCCTCGGCGCCGAGGCGGGCGCGAAGCTGGCCAACGCGGTCCGCTACGGCAGTCCGAACGCCGCGGCCAAGCCGATGATCGACAAGGAGCTGCTGGACGACCCGCTGGTCTACCCCTCCCCGGAGGCGCTGGCCAAGCTGCCGTTCACCAAGGACCTGGACCGCGAGGTCGAGGCCCGCTACGCCGACGCGTGGACCAAGGTGAAGACGGGGTGA
- a CDS encoding ABC transporter permease yields the protein MATLRRHALLTPAGLWLAIFLLAPLALVVQYSFATRDTGVTHVVLPWTTQAYRSALDPAFLPIFGRTLLYALATTLVCLLLGFPLAWFIARHGGRWRTALLAAVLVPFWSSYLARIYAWKALLDADGLVNQVLGVVGLDVEGGFLLTDGAVVLGLSYGFLPFMVLPLYVACERFDHRLAEASYDLGHGRLSTFWRVILPGTAPGVLAGSLLVLVPAAGDFVTPKLLGGVEQSTFGSVIDDQFRSGNNWPLGAAMAVLLLVLVVLVLVLRGRRGEDVL from the coding sequence ATGGCGACCCTCCGCCGCCACGCCCTGCTGACCCCGGCCGGGCTGTGGCTGGCGATCTTCCTGCTGGCCCCGCTGGCGCTGGTGGTGCAGTACAGCTTCGCCACCCGGGACACCGGCGTCACGCACGTCGTGCTGCCGTGGACCACCCAGGCCTACCGCAGCGCGCTGGACCCGGCGTTCCTGCCGATCTTCGGCCGCACCCTGCTCTACGCGTTGGCCACCACGCTGGTGTGCCTGCTGCTGGGCTTCCCGCTGGCCTGGTTCATCGCCCGGCACGGCGGCCGGTGGCGCACCGCGCTGCTGGCCGCGGTGCTGGTGCCGTTCTGGTCCTCCTACCTGGCGCGCATCTACGCGTGGAAGGCGCTGCTGGACGCGGACGGTCTGGTCAACCAGGTGCTCGGCGTGGTCGGGCTGGACGTCGAGGGCGGGTTCCTGCTCACCGACGGCGCGGTGGTGCTCGGGCTGAGCTACGGGTTCCTGCCGTTCATGGTGCTGCCGCTGTACGTGGCGTGCGAACGGTTCGACCACCGGCTCGCCGAGGCCAGCTACGACCTCGGGCACGGGCGGTTGTCCACGTTCTGGCGGGTGATCCTGCCCGGCACCGCCCCGGGCGTGCTGGCGGGCTCGCTGCTGGTGCTGGTGCCCGCCGCGGGTGACTTCGTCACGCCGAAGCTGCTGGGCGGGGTGGAGCAGTCGACGTTCGGCAGCGTGATCGACGACCAGTTCCGCAGTGGCAACAACTGGCCGCTGGGCGCGGCCATGGCGGTGCTGCTGCTGGTGCTCGTGGTGCTGGTGCTCGTGCTGCGCGGGCGGCGAGGGGAGGACGTGCTGTGA
- a CDS encoding ABC transporter permease — MRRPWRLGLVVVLVFLFLYLPIGWLALASFNDSAQVSQITGFSTRWYAALAEDERVLSALGLTLRLAFASAAVCVVLGTLAAFGLRKAFRGRGVWTVLLTLPLVVPEVVMGVSLLAFCVKLAGIPLGFGALLTAHVAFSLSFVVVVVRARLAGMDARLEEAAADLGAGPLTAFRTVTWPLVAPAVAAGAAFAFLLSFDDVVISSYLGDAGSTTLPVFVYGQASKRGISPEIVALSTAMVAVSAVLLLAGVAAASWRARKAGARLQLAVGH, encoded by the coding sequence GTGAGGCGGCCGTGGCGGCTCGGGCTCGTGGTGGTCCTGGTCTTCCTGTTCCTGTACCTGCCGATCGGCTGGCTGGCGCTGGCCTCGTTCAACGACTCCGCGCAGGTCAGCCAGATCACGGGGTTCTCCACCCGGTGGTACGCGGCGCTGGCGGAGGACGAGCGGGTGCTCTCCGCGCTGGGCCTGACGCTGCGGCTGGCCTTCGCCAGCGCGGCGGTGTGCGTGGTACTGGGCACGCTGGCCGCGTTCGGGCTGCGCAAGGCCTTCCGCGGCCGCGGTGTGTGGACGGTGCTGCTGACGCTGCCGCTGGTGGTGCCGGAGGTCGTGATGGGCGTGAGCCTGCTGGCCTTCTGCGTGAAGCTCGCGGGCATCCCGCTCGGCTTCGGCGCACTGCTGACCGCGCACGTGGCCTTCTCGCTCAGCTTCGTCGTCGTGGTGGTGCGGGCCCGGCTGGCGGGCATGGACGCGCGCCTGGAGGAGGCCGCGGCCGATCTCGGGGCCGGGCCGTTGACCGCCTTCCGCACGGTCACCTGGCCGCTGGTCGCCCCGGCCGTGGCGGCGGGGGCGGCGTTCGCGTTCCTGCTGTCCTTCGACGACGTGGTGATCTCCAGCTACCTCGGCGACGCGGGCTCGACCACGCTGCCGGTGTTCGTCTACGGGCAGGCCAGCAAGCGTGGCATCTCGCCGGAGATCGTGGCGCTGTCCACGGCGATGGTCGCGGTCAGCGCGGTGCTGCTGCTGGCCGGGGTCGCGGCGGCGAGCTGGCGGGCCCGGAAGGCGGGGGCGAGGCTGCAGCTGGCGGTCGGCCACTGA
- a CDS encoding SCO6745 family protein codes for MSQFRKLWLSLEAVHAFIYFVPEALNRFEKLGVGYAGGYFGSRAAAMGPVGAETVIATFYNFNPEFVRTTVPAVWDIASPEQFLATRLEAADEGLRRGLGEAFGSPAVAEVAKLARGAAERASELPHGRALFAAHAGLAWPEEPHLELWHAATLLREFRGDGHLAALLQENVSGLEALVLHGASGEVPPDKLRQTRQWSEEAWAASVEDLATRGLLTAEGGLTDAGRELRARVEANTDRMAAPAYDRMPDADQARLMELGAPLSAGFVAAGMVPAKKPAK; via the coding sequence GTGAGCCAGTTCCGGAAGCTGTGGCTCAGTCTCGAAGCGGTGCACGCCTTCATCTACTTCGTGCCGGAGGCCCTGAACCGGTTCGAGAAGCTCGGGGTCGGCTACGCGGGTGGGTACTTCGGCTCCCGGGCCGCGGCGATGGGGCCGGTGGGCGCGGAGACCGTGATCGCCACCTTCTACAACTTCAACCCGGAGTTCGTGCGCACGACCGTCCCGGCGGTGTGGGACATCGCGAGCCCGGAGCAGTTCCTGGCCACGCGGCTGGAGGCCGCCGACGAGGGGCTGCGGCGCGGGTTGGGTGAGGCGTTCGGCAGCCCGGCGGTGGCCGAGGTGGCGAAGCTGGCCCGCGGTGCGGCCGAGCGCGCCTCCGAGCTGCCGCACGGGCGGGCGCTGTTCGCCGCGCACGCCGGGCTGGCCTGGCCGGAGGAGCCGCACCTGGAGCTGTGGCACGCGGCCACGCTGCTGCGCGAGTTCCGCGGCGACGGACACCTGGCCGCGCTGCTCCAGGAGAACGTCAGCGGTCTGGAGGCCCTCGTGCTGCACGGTGCCTCCGGCGAGGTGCCGCCGGACAAGCTGCGCCAGACCCGCCAGTGGTCCGAGGAGGCCTGGGCCGCCTCGGTCGAGGACCTCGCCACCCGTGGTCTGCTCACCGCCGAGGGCGGGCTCACCGACGCGGGGCGCGAGCTGCGTGCCCGGGTCGAGGCCAACACCGACCGCATGGCCGCCCCCGCCTACGACCGCATGCCCGACGCGGACCAGGCCCGCCTGATGGAGCTCGGCGCGCCGCTGTCCGCCGGGTTCGTGGCCGCGGGCATGGTGCCCGCCAAGAAGCCCGCCAAGTGA
- a CDS encoding TetR/AcrR family transcriptional regulator, which yields MGHREDLLAGAKRCLFERGYARTTARDIVAASGTNLASIGYHFGSKEALMTQALIEALTESTAEAELASPVRPEDPARDRLAAAWRQLVTSATTHRHLWLASFEAFLVGEHRPELLTVLADLHDAQRRELAAEFLAVPAEEVPEETANTLGALLLAMAAGLTLQNMVAPGKAPGAEQLVAGLRRLTAEVDGEK from the coding sequence GTGGGACACCGCGAAGACCTGTTGGCCGGCGCCAAGCGCTGCCTGTTCGAGCGCGGCTACGCGCGCACCACCGCCCGCGACATCGTCGCCGCCTCCGGCACGAACCTGGCGAGCATCGGCTACCACTTCGGCTCGAAGGAAGCGCTGATGACCCAGGCCCTCATCGAGGCGCTGACCGAGTCCACGGCCGAGGCCGAGCTGGCGTCACCGGTGCGCCCGGAGGATCCGGCGCGGGACCGGCTGGCCGCCGCGTGGCGCCAGCTCGTCACCTCCGCCACCACCCACCGCCACCTGTGGCTGGCCAGCTTCGAGGCCTTCCTGGTCGGCGAGCACCGCCCGGAACTGCTCACCGTCCTCGCCGACCTGCACGACGCCCAGCGCCGGGAACTGGCCGCGGAGTTCCTGGCCGTACCGGCCGAGGAGGTGCCGGAGGAGACCGCGAACACGCTTGGCGCCCTGCTGCTGGCCATGGCGGCCGGGCTGACGCTGCAGAACATGGTCGCGCCGGGCAAGGCGCCGGGGGCGGAGCAGCTGGTCGCGGGGCTGCGGCGGCTCACGGCGGAGGTCGACGGGGAGAAGTAG
- a CDS encoding MFS transporter — MTERAGMRQWVGLAVLVLPALLVAMDLSVLLFAVPFLSAELRPSAGQLLWIMDVYGFLLAGLLVTMGTLGDRIGRRKLLLAGGALFGVASVLAAHASSPELLIAARVLLGVGGATLAPATLALIRALFADEKQRSVAISVWTAAFAGGAVLGPVLGGVLLENFHWGTAFLVNVPAMALLVVLGPLVLPESRDPEPGPFDLVSALLSLLAALPVVYGIKQLAADGLTWPALAAIAVGLGFGVVFVHRQRTAAARGRSPLLDLGLFRAPGFGTALLAATLTLFAIGGITLFTSQYLQTVLEYRPFTAALWGLPVFAGMATGTALAPVLTRGRRTGRVIAAGLLVGAAGLLLLTAAGVGRDGLWPVVGGMTLTALGLGLVTALANDLVLAAAPPERAGAAAALSETGTELGGALGMALLGSIGLGLVYRREVGAALPPELPEPAATAARETLAGAVRVAGELPGGQALAEAARAAFVSGMQVTVTVAAGILVLAALFAWNMPDRAVARPDRVNSQ, encoded by the coding sequence ATGACCGAGCGTGCCGGAATGCGGCAGTGGGTGGGGCTCGCGGTGCTGGTTTTGCCCGCGTTGCTGGTGGCGATGGACCTGTCGGTGCTGCTCTTCGCGGTGCCGTTCCTCAGTGCGGAGCTGCGGCCGAGTGCCGGGCAGCTGTTGTGGATCATGGATGTGTACGGGTTCCTGCTGGCCGGACTGCTGGTCACCATGGGCACCCTGGGGGACCGGATCGGGCGGCGGAAGCTGCTGCTGGCCGGTGGCGCCCTGTTCGGCGTGGCCTCGGTGCTGGCCGCGCACGCGAGTTCACCTGAGCTGCTGATCGCCGCGCGCGTGCTGCTCGGGGTGGGCGGCGCGACGCTGGCCCCGGCCACGCTCGCGCTGATCCGCGCGCTGTTCGCCGACGAGAAGCAGCGCTCGGTCGCCATCTCGGTGTGGACGGCGGCCTTCGCGGGCGGCGCGGTGCTCGGGCCGGTGCTCGGCGGTGTGCTGCTGGAGAACTTCCACTGGGGCACCGCGTTCCTGGTCAACGTGCCCGCGATGGCGTTGCTGGTGGTGCTCGGCCCGCTCGTGCTGCCCGAGTCGCGCGACCCCGAACCCGGCCCGTTCGACCTGGTCAGCGCGCTGCTGTCGTTGCTGGCCGCGCTTCCGGTGGTGTACGGCATCAAGCAGCTGGCCGCCGACGGCCTGACCTGGCCCGCCCTGGCCGCGATCGCCGTGGGGCTCGGCTTCGGCGTGGTCTTCGTGCACCGCCAGCGCACCGCCGCGGCCCGGGGCCGGAGCCCGTTGCTGGACCTGGGCCTGTTCCGCGCGCCCGGGTTCGGCACCGCGCTGCTCGCGGCCACGCTGACGCTGTTCGCGATCGGCGGCATCACCCTGTTCACCTCGCAGTACCTGCAGACGGTGCTGGAGTACCGGCCGTTCACCGCCGCGCTGTGGGGCCTGCCGGTGTTCGCGGGCATGGCCACCGGCACCGCGCTGGCCCCGGTGCTCACCCGCGGCCGCCGCACCGGCCGGGTGATCGCGGCCGGACTGCTGGTCGGCGCGGCGGGCCTGCTCCTGCTCACCGCGGCCGGGGTCGGTCGGGACGGGCTGTGGCCGGTCGTCGGCGGCATGACGCTGACCGCGCTCGGCCTCGGCCTGGTGACCGCGCTGGCCAACGACCTGGTCCTGGCCGCCGCACCGCCGGAACGCGCCGGGGCCGCCGCCGCGCTGTCGGAGACCGGTACCGAGCTCGGCGGCGCGCTCGGCATGGCGCTGCTGGGCAGCATCGGCCTCGGCCTGGTCTACCGCCGCGAGGTGGGCGCCGCGCTGCCGCCGGAACTGCCCGAACCGGCCGCGACCGCCGCCCGGGAGACCCTCGCCGGTGCCGTCCGGGTGGCCGGGGAGCTGCCCGGCGGACAGGCGCTCGCCGAGGCCGCGCGGGCCGCGTTCGTCAGCGGCATGCAAGTGACCGTCACGGTCGCGGCGGGGATCTTGGTACTGGCCGCGCTGTTCGCCTGGAATATGCCCGATAGGGCAGTTGCCCGGCCTGATCGGGTGAACAGCCAGTAG
- a CDS encoding immune inhibitor A domain-containing protein codes for MHRRMTVGLAVVALLGAAAPWAANAAPAADTTTKAVNEVEAEHELPNPLEEKRRALRTEAISQVLSGETKAEKRGASTVAKIGDAPKQQQGESRSRTAKTAEAPRVDQYVELTREKTDKIFVILTEFGNERHPQYPDQDTHAATPGPTRFDGPLHNEIPAPNRGQDNSTIWQQDYSKAHFEKMYFGTGENVESLKTFYERQSSGRYSVDGLVTDWVKVKYNEARYGRSNGYPCPSSTCNNTWELVKDGVNQWVADRKAAGQTTEQIKATLAEYDTWDRYDYDGDGDFNEPDGYLDHFQIVHSGGDQADGDPYQGEDAIWSHRWYAYNTSSGQTGPGFNKRGGAQIGDTGVWVGDYTIQPENGGLGVFAHEYGHDLGLPDHYDTQGPGGAQENGVNWWSLMGQSRVSPVNEGIGTRAADLSAWDKLQLGWLDYETVVAGQDRQIDLGPHEYNTDKAQGVVVVLPDKQKTTQLGAPFAGARQWWSGQGDDLDNTLTRTVDLTGKTAASLSFKARYDIEVDFDYLYTQYSLDNGANWTTLDGTLDGKAFPKDAANNPAITDTSGGKWQDAQVSLNALAGKKALLRFRYLTDGGVAPAGFFADDLKIVADGQDVLTDGAESGDNGWTLKGFRTTTGVETKSYDHFYVATNRTYASYDKYMQTGPYNYGWPARPKWSERFPYQDGLLVSYWDTSQVDNNTSAHPGEGLILPIDANPEPIYNLEGAAWRPRIAGYDAPFSLQKSDSFTLHVNGKPSYVRGQSAKPLFDDTKSYWSAAQPTAGVKVANAGVGIRVLQQNGTSMKVRVFSTK; via the coding sequence GTGCACAGAAGAATGACCGTCGGGCTGGCCGTGGTGGCCCTGCTCGGCGCGGCGGCGCCTTGGGCCGCCAACGCGGCACCGGCCGCGGACACCACCACCAAGGCCGTGAACGAGGTTGAGGCGGAGCACGAGCTGCCCAACCCGCTGGAGGAGAAGCGCCGCGCGCTGCGCACCGAGGCGATCAGCCAGGTGCTCTCCGGCGAGACCAAGGCCGAGAAGCGCGGCGCCTCCACCGTCGCGAAGATCGGCGACGCGCCGAAGCAGCAGCAGGGCGAGTCCCGCAGCCGCACCGCCAAGACCGCGGAGGCCCCGCGCGTCGACCAGTACGTCGAGCTGACGCGGGAGAAGACCGACAAGATCTTCGTCATCCTGACGGAGTTCGGCAACGAGCGGCACCCGCAGTACCCGGACCAGGACACCCACGCGGCGACCCCCGGACCGACCCGCTTCGACGGCCCGCTGCACAACGAGATCCCGGCCCCCAACCGCGGCCAGGACAACTCGACCATCTGGCAGCAGGACTACTCCAAGGCCCACTTCGAGAAGATGTACTTCGGCACCGGCGAGAACGTCGAGTCGCTGAAGACCTTCTACGAGCGCCAGTCCTCCGGCCGCTACTCGGTCGACGGCCTGGTCACCGACTGGGTCAAGGTCAAGTACAACGAGGCCCGCTACGGCCGCTCCAACGGTTACCCCTGCCCCTCCAGCACCTGCAACAACACCTGGGAGCTGGTCAAGGACGGCGTGAACCAGTGGGTCGCCGACCGCAAGGCCGCCGGGCAGACCACCGAGCAGATCAAGGCCACCCTGGCCGAGTACGACACCTGGGACCGTTACGACTACGACGGCGACGGTGACTTCAACGAGCCGGACGGCTACCTCGACCACTTCCAGATCGTCCACTCCGGTGGCGACCAGGCCGACGGTGACCCGTACCAGGGCGAGGACGCGATCTGGTCCCACCGCTGGTACGCCTACAACACCAGCTCCGGTCAGACCGGCCCCGGCTTCAACAAGCGCGGCGGTGCCCAGATCGGTGACACCGGCGTGTGGGTCGGCGACTACACCATCCAGCCCGAGAACGGCGGCCTCGGCGTCTTCGCGCACGAGTACGGCCACGACCTCGGCCTGCCGGACCACTACGACACGCAGGGTCCGGGCGGCGCGCAGGAGAACGGCGTCAACTGGTGGTCGCTGATGGGCCAGAGCCGGGTCTCCCCGGTCAACGAGGGCATCGGCACCCGCGCGGCTGACCTGTCCGCCTGGGACAAGCTGCAGCTGGGCTGGCTGGACTACGAGACCGTGGTCGCGGGCCAGGACCGCCAGATCGACCTCGGCCCGCACGAGTACAACACCGACAAGGCACAGGGTGTCGTCGTCGTGCTGCCGGACAAGCAGAAGACCACGCAGCTGGGCGCGCCGTTCGCCGGTGCCCGCCAGTGGTGGAGCGGCCAGGGCGACGACCTGGACAACACCCTCACCCGCACGGTCGACCTGACCGGCAAGACCGCGGCGTCGCTGAGCTTCAAGGCGCGCTACGACATCGAGGTCGACTTCGACTACCTCTACACCCAGTACTCCCTGGACAACGGGGCGAACTGGACCACGCTGGACGGCACGCTCGACGGCAAGGCCTTCCCCAAGGACGCCGCGAACAACCCGGCCATCACCGACACCAGCGGTGGCAAGTGGCAGGACGCGCAGGTCTCCCTGAACGCCCTCGCGGGCAAGAAGGCCCTGCTGCGCTTCCGCTACCTGACCGACGGCGGCGTGGCCCCGGCCGGCTTCTTCGCCGACGACCTGAAGATCGTCGCGGACGGCCAGGACGTGCTGACCGACGGCGCGGAGAGCGGCGACAACGGCTGGACGCTGAAGGGCTTCCGCACCACCACCGGTGTGGAGACCAAGTCCTACGACCACTTCTACGTGGCGACCAACCGCACGTACGCCTCCTACGACAAGTACATGCAGACCGGCCCGTACAACTACGGCTGGCCCGCCCGGCCGAAGTGGTCCGAGCGCTTCCCGTACCAGGACGGTCTGCTGGTCTCCTACTGGGACACCTCGCAGGTGGACAACAACACCAGCGCGCACCCCGGTGAGGGCCTGATCCTGCCGATCGACGCCAACCCCGAGCCGATCTACAACCTCGAGGGTGCCGCGTGGCGGCCGAGGATCGCGGGCTACGACGCGCCGTTCTCGCTGCAGAAGAGCGACTCGTTCACCCTGCACGTCAACGGCAAGCCGAGCTACGTGCGCGGCCAGTCGGCCAAGCCGCTGTTCGACGACACCAAGTCGTACTGGTCGGCCGCCCAGCCCACCGCGGGCGTGAAGGTCGCCAACGCCGGGGTCGGCATCCGGGTGCTCCAGCAGAACGGCACCTCGATGAAGGTTCGGGTTTTCAGCACCAAGTGA
- a CDS encoding SDR family NAD(P)-dependent oxidoreductase, translating into MTRVAVVTGAASGIGKAIAGSLVARGDTVVVSDLNETAAKEAAEQLSARGRGKAIGVAMDVTDEEMVVDTVRAVREEHGKLDIMVNNAGIDVTGLVEDLQLAHWKSAIDVNVYGVIHGVHAAYPIMLEQGSGHIVNIASVASLVNMPLLTAYNMSKHAVLGLSLSLRAEAASRGVKVTAICPGRTATNFTTAKGLPPIASFERLKGKNLNLKPPKHKPEHLAEVVMKAMDKNKALVVSPRGTAFYAAILGRFKGINDWVGRDVMRQAVKRGILG; encoded by the coding sequence ATGACGCGAGTGGCAGTGGTGACCGGAGCTGCTTCCGGTATCGGAAAAGCGATCGCGGGCTCGCTTGTCGCCCGCGGCGACACGGTGGTCGTGTCCGACCTGAACGAGACGGCGGCCAAGGAAGCCGCCGAGCAGCTGAGCGCGCGGGGACGCGGCAAGGCGATCGGCGTGGCGATGGACGTCACCGACGAGGAGATGGTGGTCGACACCGTCCGCGCGGTGCGCGAGGAGCACGGCAAGCTCGACATCATGGTCAACAACGCCGGTATCGACGTGACCGGCCTGGTGGAGGACCTCCAGCTGGCGCACTGGAAGTCCGCCATCGATGTCAACGTCTACGGCGTGATCCACGGCGTGCACGCCGCGTACCCGATCATGCTGGAGCAGGGCTCAGGGCACATCGTGAACATCGCCTCGGTGGCCAGCCTGGTGAACATGCCGTTGCTCACCGCCTACAACATGTCCAAGCACGCGGTGCTCGGCCTGAGCCTGTCGCTGCGGGCCGAGGCGGCCAGCCGGGGGGTGAAGGTCACCGCGATCTGCCCCGGGCGGACCGCGACCAACTTCACCACCGCGAAGGGCCTGCCGCCCATCGCCTCCTTCGAGCGGCTCAAGGGCAAGAACCTCAACCTCAAGCCGCCGAAGCACAAGCCGGAGCACCTGGCCGAGGTGGTCATGAAGGCCATGGACAAGAACAAGGCCCTCGTGGTCTCCCCGCGCGGCACCGCCTTCTACGCGGCGATCCTGGGGCGCTTCAAGGGCATCAACGACTGGGTCGGCCGCGACGTCATGCGGCAGGCCGTCAAGCGCGGCATCCTCGGCTGA
- a CDS encoding SDR family NAD(P)-dependent oxidoreductase: protein MTRVAVVTGAGAGIGRAIVTALVSRGDTVVVTDLDGDKAAHVATVLDARGPGRAGAARLDVTDAAAVGELVRATRAEHGRVDLMVNNAGVIIAGAAEELGLAHWQLAVDVNLRGVIHGVHAAYPIMVEQRAGHIVNIASIAGLTGFPLTTPYTATKHAVVGLSLSLRAEAAVHGVKVTAVCPGMTNTGFVPNPGLPPVPSAQRLTDLGGKGPGYRPEQLAEVVLRGIDRNKPLVIAPGSAHLLAGLYRLFPRLADRLGQRAVRAMADKGVVRT, encoded by the coding sequence ATGACACGGGTGGCGGTGGTGACCGGCGCGGGGGCCGGCATCGGCAGGGCGATCGTGACGGCACTGGTCTCGCGCGGCGACACGGTCGTCGTGACGGACCTCGACGGGGACAAGGCCGCGCACGTGGCCACGGTGCTGGACGCGCGCGGACCGGGACGGGCCGGAGCCGCCCGCCTGGACGTCACCGACGCCGCGGCGGTGGGCGAGCTCGTCCGCGCCACCCGCGCCGAGCACGGCCGGGTGGACCTCATGGTCAACAACGCCGGGGTGATCATCGCGGGCGCGGCCGAGGAGCTCGGTCTGGCGCACTGGCAGCTCGCGGTGGACGTCAACCTGCGCGGCGTCATCCACGGTGTGCACGCGGCATACCCGATCATGGTCGAGCAGCGGGCCGGGCACATCGTCAACATCGCCTCGATCGCCGGGCTCACCGGCTTCCCGCTCACCACCCCCTACACCGCGACCAAGCACGCGGTGGTCGGCCTGAGCCTGTCGCTGCGCGCGGAGGCCGCCGTGCACGGCGTGAAGGTGACCGCGGTGTGCCCGGGCATGACCAACACCGGCTTCGTGCCCAACCCCGGCCTGCCGCCCGTGCCCAGTGCCCAGCGGCTCACCGATCTGGGCGGCAAGGGCCCCGGCTACCGGCCCGAACAGCTCGCCGAGGTGGTGCTGCGCGGCATCGACCGGAACAAGCCCCTGGTCATCGCGCCCGGCAGCGCGCACCTGCTGGCCGGGCTGTACCGCCTCTTCCCACGCCTGGCCGACCGGCTGGGCCAGCGCGCCGTGCGCGCCATGGCGGACAAGGGCGTGGTCCGGACCTGA
- a CDS encoding GlsB/YeaQ/YmgE family stress response membrane protein, with amino-acid sequence MGILGWIVVGLIAGALAKAIMPGNDPGGILVTMLIGIVGGVIGGFVGRLIFNTDTGSFFDLRTWLLSILGAVIVLAIYRLVVGRKANA; translated from the coding sequence GTGGGCATCCTCGGGTGGATCGTGGTCGGTCTCATCGCAGGTGCGCTGGCAAAGGCGATCATGCCCGGAAACGACCCGGGCGGAATCCTGGTCACGATGCTGATCGGCATCGTCGGCGGAGTCATCGGCGGGTTCGTCGGGCGACTCATCTTCAACACGGACACCGGCTCGTTCTTCGACCTCCGCACGTGGCTGCTGTCGATCCTCGGAGCGGTGATCGTGCTGGCGATCTACCGCCTCGTCGTCGGCAGGAAAGCCAACGCCTAG